AGCCTTTTCGTGGTCGCGGCGGAACCGACGGCCCGATCGGTACCGATCCGGATGCGATCGGGTCGCCTCGCGATCAGTACACGTAAGCCCGGCCACTCGCTAGCACGATCGATGAGCGACGCCGAGTCAGATGGGGACGCGGACACCGACGCGGGTCCGGAGTGGGACCTCCCCGACGATCTGGCCGCAGTCCGCGAGGCCCTGATCGAGTGGTACGAGGCCGACCACCGCACGTTCCCGTGGCGGGAGACCGACGACCCCTACGAGATCCTCGTCAGCGAGGTGATGAGCCAGCAGACCCAGCTCGATCGGGTCGTCGAAGCCTGGGAGGAATTCCTCGATCGGTGGCCGACGACCGCCGACCTCGCGGCGGCCGATCGGGCCGACGTCGTCGGCTTCTGGACGGGCCACAGTCTCGGCTACAACAACCGGGCGAAGTACCTCCACGAAGCGGCCACCCAAGTGGAAACGGAGTACGACGGGGAGTTCCCGGAGACGCCGGCGGGACTCCAGGACCTGATGGGTGTGGGTCCCTACACCGCGAACGCGGTGGCGAGTTTCGCGTTCGACAACGGCGACGCCGTCGTCGACACGAACGTCAAGCGGGTCGCGTACCGGGCCTTCGACGTGCCGGACGACGATGCGGCCTTCGAGGCGGCTGCGAACGAACTCCTGCCCGACGGCGAGTCCCGCGTCTGGAACAACGCGATCATGGAACTCGGCGGCGTGGCCTGTACGCAGACGCCGCGTTGCGACGAGGTCGGCTGTCCGTGGCGCGAGTGGTGCAGCGCCTACGGGACCGGCGACTTCACCGCGCCCGACGTTCCCACCCAGCCGAGTTTCGAGGGGAGCCGCCGCCAGTTCCGCGGGCGCGTGATCGCCGCGCTGCGGGAGTACGACGAACTCGCGATCGACACGCTCGGCCACCGTATCCGCGTCGACTACGCACCCGAGGGCGAGTACGGCCGGGAGTGGCTTCTCGGCCTGCTCGAGGACCTCGTGGACGACGGACTGGTCGACGTGAACCGATCGGGCGACGAGCCTATCGCCCGATTACGTCGATAACGGGTTCGCAGGTTCCGCGGGGGCTGATCGAACGACGCCTCCTATCTGGTCCCGATGGAGCTCCGTCCGGTCGGACGCTCGTTCTGCAGATTTGATTCGATGACGTACATTTATCCGCGTCAGTCACGAACACCTACATATGTTCGAACGCGTAACACACGCGCTGAACCGGGCCCGCTACGCAGCGACCGGTGCGGCGATCGGGGCCTTCGTCGGAGGATTGATCAGTCGAAACGGCGCGAGCACGGGTGCGGCGATCGGCGCTCTCGTCGGCGCGACGATCGGCGAGAAGCGAAGCGACGTCGACGCCGCCGTCGAGCGACTCGGTGATCTGAACGAAACGGGCCTGCGCTCCGGTTCGAAGTCGGACGCGCAGGATTGAATCGTACTCGCCGTCCCGCCGTTTTCGTCGCCGACTCGAATCCGAACCGTCAAATTCAGGAGTCGACTGGCGGGGACCATGGAGGTTCTTGTCCGACTGGTCGCGCTCC
The nucleotide sequence above comes from Halosolutus halophilus. Encoded proteins:
- a CDS encoding A/G-specific adenine glycosylase, producing the protein MSDAESDGDADTDAGPEWDLPDDLAAVREALIEWYEADHRTFPWRETDDPYEILVSEVMSQQTQLDRVVEAWEEFLDRWPTTADLAAADRADVVGFWTGHSLGYNNRAKYLHEAATQVETEYDGEFPETPAGLQDLMGVGPYTANAVASFAFDNGDAVVDTNVKRVAYRAFDVPDDDAAFEAAANELLPDGESRVWNNAIMELGGVACTQTPRCDEVGCPWREWCSAYGTGDFTAPDVPTQPSFEGSRRQFRGRVIAALREYDELAIDTLGHRIRVDYAPEGEYGREWLLGLLEDLVDDGLVDVNRSGDEPIARLRR
- a CDS encoding glycine zipper 2TM domain-containing protein; protein product: MFERVTHALNRARYAATGAAIGAFVGGLISRNGASTGAAIGALVGATIGEKRSDVDAAVERLGDLNETGLRSGSKSDAQD